From one Geoalkalibacter halelectricus genomic stretch:
- a CDS encoding FmdB family zinc ribbon protein produces the protein MPIYEYKCKSCGETFEARQKFSDPALNSCKVCGAADVTKLISQTAFSLKGGGWYQQGYGGSSKPAACPSGGGEGAGCGGCPKAANG, from the coding sequence ATGCCGATCTATGAATACAAATGCAAATCCTGTGGCGAAACCTTTGAAGCCCGCCAGAAATTTTCCGATCCCGCGCTGAACAGCTGCAAGGTCTGCGGCGCCGCAGATGTCACCAAGCTCATTTCTCAAACAGCCTTTTCCCTCAAGGGCGGCGGCTGGTATCAGCAAGGCTACGGTGGTTCGAGCAAGCCGGCTGCCTGCCCGAGCGGTGGAGGTGAGGGTGCGGGCTGCGGGGGGTGCCCCAAGGCCGCCAACGGCTAG
- the folD gene encoding bifunctional methylenetetrahydrofolate dehydrogenase/methenyltetrahydrofolate cyclohydrolase FolD has translation MAKIIDGKAIAAEIRGRIKEETVELKKIGVTPGLAVVLVGEDPASRVYVSMKEKACAEAGIFSDEHKLPAETSETQLLELIDRLNRDDRIDGILVQLPLPSHIDETRVLEAISPAKDVDGFHPYNVGRLATGNPLFQPCTPYGIMKMLEHTGTDLTGKDVVVVGRSNIVGKPVALMCLAKHASVTLCHSRTRNLADKVRAADVVIAAVGRAEMVKGDWIKEGAVVIDVGINRVGEKKLVGDVEYAAAAARAGAITPVPGGVGPMTIAMLLQNTLESAQRRARR, from the coding sequence GTGGCAAAGATTATTGACGGAAAGGCGATTGCCGCAGAAATTCGCGGTCGGATCAAGGAAGAAACGGTCGAATTGAAAAAAATCGGCGTTACTCCCGGACTCGCCGTGGTCCTGGTGGGAGAAGATCCAGCGAGCCGGGTCTATGTCAGCATGAAGGAGAAGGCGTGCGCCGAGGCCGGGATTTTCTCCGACGAGCACAAGCTGCCGGCCGAAACCAGCGAGACCCAGTTGCTGGAGCTCATTGATCGGCTCAATCGCGACGATCGCATCGATGGGATTCTCGTGCAGCTGCCCCTGCCTTCCCACATCGATGAAACCCGGGTTCTCGAAGCCATTTCGCCGGCCAAGGACGTTGACGGCTTTCATCCCTACAACGTCGGGCGCCTGGCTACCGGCAACCCCCTGTTTCAGCCCTGCACGCCTTATGGCATCATGAAGATGCTCGAGCACACCGGCACTGATCTCACCGGCAAGGATGTGGTGGTCGTCGGACGCTCCAATATCGTCGGCAAGCCGGTGGCGCTCATGTGCCTGGCCAAGCATGCCAGTGTCACCCTGTGCCATTCGCGCACCCGCAACCTGGCCGACAAGGTGCGCGCCGCCGATGTGGTGATCGCCGCCGTGGGTCGGGCGGAAATGGTCAAGGGCGATTGGATCAAGGAAGGCGCGGTGGTCATCGATGTCGGCATCAATCGCGTCGGCGAGAAAAAACTGGTCGGCGACGTCGAATATGCGGCCGCCGCGGCCCGCGCCGGGGCGATCACGCCGGTGCCGGGCGGGGTCGGGCCCATGACCATCGCCATGTTGCTGCAAAACACCCTGGAGAGTGCTCAGCGCCGCGCCCGCCGCTGA